Proteins from a genomic interval of Chryseobacterium indologenes:
- the acs gene encoding acetate--CoA ligase yields MRNYLIEDLPHYFEEYKKSIKNPKKFWDKVADQNFVWYQRWSKVVKYDMNEAKITWFKNAKLNITKNCIDRHLSVRGDKTAIIWEPNDPKEDAQHISYNELYTRVNKTANVLSEMGIQKGDRVCIYLPMIPELAITMLACAKLGAVHSVIFAGFSAAAVASRVNDCEAKMVITSDGSYRGSKVLDLKTIVDEALEKTPTVEKVLVVKRTHNEINMKEGRDYWMADLYDKASPDFVTVIMDSEDPLFILYTSGSTGKPKGMLHTSAGYMVYTAYTFKNVFNYKENDIYWCTADIGWITGHSYILYGPLLNGATTVIFEGVPTYPEPDRFWEVIEKHKITQFYTAPTAIRSLAKESTEWVDKHDLSTLKVIGSVGEPINDEAWHWFNDHVGKKKCPIVDTWWQTETGGIMISPLPFVTPTKPTYATLPLPGIQPVLMDDKRNEITGNQVTGNLCIRFPWPGIARTIWGDHQRYKETYFTAFPGKYFTGDGALRDVVGYYRITGRVDDVIIVSGHNLGTAPIEDSINQHPAVAESAIVGYPHDIKGNGLYGYVTLKETGESRDKENLKKEINQLIADQIGPIAKLDKIQFVSGLPKTRSGKIMRRILRKIAEGDFSNFGDISTLLNPEIVEEIKNERI; encoded by the coding sequence ATGAGAAATTACTTAATAGAAGACTTACCACATTATTTTGAAGAATATAAGAAGTCTATCAAAAATCCTAAAAAATTCTGGGATAAGGTAGCCGATCAAAACTTTGTGTGGTATCAGAGATGGAGCAAGGTTGTTAAGTACGATATGAATGAAGCCAAAATCACATGGTTTAAAAATGCCAAACTTAATATTACTAAAAACTGTATTGACAGACACCTTTCTGTAAGAGGAGATAAAACTGCTATTATCTGGGAACCGAATGATCCGAAAGAAGACGCACAACATATCTCCTATAACGAACTCTACACCCGTGTCAATAAAACCGCCAATGTTCTCAGTGAAATGGGAATTCAAAAAGGCGACAGGGTATGCATCTACCTTCCTATGATTCCCGAACTGGCTATTACGATGCTGGCCTGTGCCAAACTGGGAGCAGTTCATTCCGTTATTTTTGCAGGATTCTCGGCAGCGGCCGTGGCCTCAAGAGTAAATGATTGCGAAGCTAAAATGGTCATTACCTCAGACGGAAGTTATAGAGGCAGTAAAGTTCTGGATTTAAAGACTATTGTGGATGAAGCCCTGGAAAAAACACCAACGGTTGAAAAGGTGCTTGTAGTGAAAAGGACTCATAATGAAATCAACATGAAAGAAGGCCGCGATTACTGGATGGCCGACTTATACGATAAAGCTTCCCCGGATTTCGTAACGGTTATCATGGACTCAGAAGATCCTCTTTTCATTCTGTATACTTCAGGATCTACAGGAAAGCCAAAAGGAATGCTTCATACTTCTGCCGGTTATATGGTTTATACCGCATATACTTTTAAAAATGTCTTTAATTATAAGGAAAATGATATTTATTGGTGTACCGCCGACATCGGTTGGATTACAGGCCACTCTTATATTCTTTACGGACCTTTATTGAATGGTGCCACTACAGTTATTTTCGAAGGAGTTCCTACTTATCCGGAGCCGGATCGTTTCTGGGAAGTCATTGAAAAACATAAAATCACACAATTTTATACCGCTCCTACCGCTATCCGTTCACTGGCAAAAGAAAGTACGGAATGGGTAGACAAGCATGATTTAAGCACATTAAAGGTGATCGGATCTGTGGGTGAGCCGATCAATGACGAAGCGTGGCACTGGTTTAACGATCATGTAGGTAAGAAAAAATGTCCTATTGTAGATACGTGGTGGCAAACCGAAACGGGAGGAATTATGATTTCACCACTTCCTTTTGTTACCCCTACAAAACCCACCTATGCTACCCTGCCTTTACCGGGTATCCAACCGGTGCTGATGGATGATAAACGTAACGAAATTACAGGAAACCAGGTGACCGGAAATCTATGCATCCGTTTTCCATGGCCGGGGATCGCAAGAACCATCTGGGGAGACCACCAAAGATATAAAGAAACTTACTTCACTGCTTTTCCGGGAAAATACTTTACCGGTGACGGTGCTTTAAGGGATGTAGTGGGTTATTACAGAATTACAGGACGTGTAGACGATGTGATTATCGTTTCCGGACACAATTTGGGAACGGCTCCTATCGAAGACAGCATCAATCAGCATCCTGCCGTTGCGGAATCTGCCATCGTAGGTTACCCGCATGACATCAAAGGAAACGGTTTATATGGCTATGTAACCCTTAAAGAAACCGGAGAAAGCCGTGATAAGGAAAATCTTAAGAAAGAAATCAACCAGCTGATTGCTGATCAGATCGGACCGATTGCCAAACTGGATAAGATACAATTTGTTTCAGGGCTTCCTAAAACACGTTCAGGAAAGATTATGAGAAGAATATTGAGAAAAATCGCAGAAGGTGATTTCAGTAACTTTGGAGATATTTCTACTCTTCTAAACCCTGAAATCGTAGAAGAAATAAAGAACGAAAGAATTTAA